The following are encoded together in the Equus quagga isolate Etosha38 chromosome 15, UCLA_HA_Equagga_1.0, whole genome shotgun sequence genome:
- the TMEM191C gene encoding transmembrane protein 191C isoform X6, with protein sequence MAETQELLLQLQKDNRDGRLRKQELEELVRGLEAESESLTGCLQELRERERSLKRRAQAARALRGEAHQAARERAERARGLLEAAEQHKLDLEQHNRQLQEQWEELSSQLFYYGGEQPNKQRAEQQFGAQVVALQKQLELVEAKFVRQAEGLRQGAQRTEEAWASFQEQSAVLQVPPPPLRPPSRFRQSCGAPAPPRPAPGGLLPGSEASVPPPGAAGEGDGGGGCPGRLARRPGTEQRLLGGAGAAGIRLWALGALKMLLLLPLGFLALQLLYLVLANPAAFRRGLPRLGPDAALRRLRYTLSPLLELRARGLLPA encoded by the exons ATGGCCGAGACGCAGGAGCTGCTGTTGCAGCTGCAGAAGGACAACCGCGACGGACGCCTGCGgaagcaggagctggaggagctggtgCGCGGGCTGGAGGCCGAGAGCGAGAGCCTCACCGGGTGCCTGCAGGAGCTGCGCGAGCGCGAGCGCAG CCTGAAGCGGAGGGCCCAGGCGGCGCGGGCCCTGCGAGGGGAGGCACACCAGGCGGCGCGGGAGCGCGCGGAGCGGGCGCGTGGACTGCTGGAGGCTGCGGAGCAGCACAAGCTGGACCTG GAGCAACACAACCGGCAGCTGCAGGAGCAGTGGGAGGAGCTGTCAAGTCAG CTCTTCTATTACGGAGGGGAACAACCGAATAAGCAGCGCGCAGAGCAGCAATTCGGGGCCCAAGTGGTGGCGTTGCAG AAACAGCTGGAGCTGGTGGAGGCCAAGTTCGTCCGGCAGGCGGAGGGCCTGCGGCAG gGTGCGCAGCGGACGGAGGAGGCCTGGGCGAGCTTCCAGGAGCAGAGCGCGGTCCTGCAGGTGCCGCCCCCTCCACTGCGACCTCCTTCCCGCTTCCGCCAGAGCTGcggcgcccccgccccgccccgccccgccccgggaGGTCTCCTCCCCGGGTCTGAGGCCTCGGTGCCCCCTCCAGGAGCTGCAGGGGAAGGTGATGGAGGCGGTGGCTGCCCTGGACGCCTGGCGCGGCGGCCCGGAACT GAGCAGCGGCTGTTGGGCGGCGCGGGCGCGGCGGGCATCAG GCTGTGGGCACTGGGCGCGctgaagatgctgctgctgctcccgcTCGGCTTCCTGGCGCTGCAGCTCCTCTACCTGGTGCTGGCGAACCCCGCCGCCTTCCGCCGGGGGCTCCCGCGCCTCGGCCCGGACGCCGCGCTCCGCCGCCTGCGCTACACGCTGTCCCCGCTGCTCGAGCTGCGCGCGCGCGGGCTGCTGCCCGCCTAG
- the TMEM191C gene encoding transmembrane protein 191C isoform X4: MAETQELLLQLQKDNRDGRLRKQELEELVRGLEAESESLTGCLQELRERERSLKRRAQAARALRGEAHQAARERAERARGLLEAAEQHKLDLEQHNRQLQEQWEELSSQLFYYGGEQPNKQRAEQQFGAQVVALQKQLELVEAKFVRQAEGLRQGAQRTEEAWASFQEQSAVLQVPPPPLRPPSRFRQSCGAPAPPRPAPGGLLPGSEASVPPPGAAGEGDGGGGCPGRLARRPGTGRLAASPGARLRGLTHGGGGQG; encoded by the exons ATGGCCGAGACGCAGGAGCTGCTGTTGCAGCTGCAGAAGGACAACCGCGACGGACGCCTGCGgaagcaggagctggaggagctggtgCGCGGGCTGGAGGCCGAGAGCGAGAGCCTCACCGGGTGCCTGCAGGAGCTGCGCGAGCGCGAGCGCAG CCTGAAGCGGAGGGCCCAGGCGGCGCGGGCCCTGCGAGGGGAGGCACACCAGGCGGCGCGGGAGCGCGCGGAGCGGGCGCGTGGACTGCTGGAGGCTGCGGAGCAGCACAAGCTGGACCTG GAGCAACACAACCGGCAGCTGCAGGAGCAGTGGGAGGAGCTGTCAAGTCAG CTCTTCTATTACGGAGGGGAACAACCGAATAAGCAGCGCGCAGAGCAGCAATTCGGGGCCCAAGTGGTGGCGTTGCAG AAACAGCTGGAGCTGGTGGAGGCCAAGTTCGTCCGGCAGGCGGAGGGCCTGCGGCAG gGTGCGCAGCGGACGGAGGAGGCCTGGGCGAGCTTCCAGGAGCAGAGCGCGGTCCTGCAGGTGCCGCCCCCTCCACTGCGACCTCCTTCCCGCTTCCGCCAGAGCTGcggcgcccccgccccgccccgccccgccccgggaGGTCTCCTCCCCGGGTCTGAGGCCTCGGTGCCCCCTCCAGGAGCTGCAGGGGAAGGTGATGGAGGCGGTGGCTGCCCTGGACGCCTGGCGCGGCGGCCCGGAACT GGGCGACTCGCAGCCTCGCCGGGCGCACGACTGCGCGGGCTCActcatggaggaggtggccaAGGCTGA
- the TMEM191C gene encoding transmembrane protein 191C isoform X3: MAETQELLLQLQKDNRDGRLRKQELEELVRGLEAESESLTGCLQELRERERSLKRRAQAARALRGEAHQAARERAERARGLLEAAEQHKLDLEQHNRQLQEQWEELSSQLFYYGGEQPNKQRAEQQFGAQVVALQKQLELVEAKFVRQAEGLRQGAQRTEEAWASFQEQSAVLQVPPPPLRPPSRFRQSCGAPAPPRPAPGGLLPGSEASVPPPGAAGEGDGGGGCPGRLARRPGTEQRLLGGAGAAGIRKVPESSAYSSLDFCKGNTSVE, translated from the exons ATGGCCGAGACGCAGGAGCTGCTGTTGCAGCTGCAGAAGGACAACCGCGACGGACGCCTGCGgaagcaggagctggaggagctggtgCGCGGGCTGGAGGCCGAGAGCGAGAGCCTCACCGGGTGCCTGCAGGAGCTGCGCGAGCGCGAGCGCAG CCTGAAGCGGAGGGCCCAGGCGGCGCGGGCCCTGCGAGGGGAGGCACACCAGGCGGCGCGGGAGCGCGCGGAGCGGGCGCGTGGACTGCTGGAGGCTGCGGAGCAGCACAAGCTGGACCTG GAGCAACACAACCGGCAGCTGCAGGAGCAGTGGGAGGAGCTGTCAAGTCAG CTCTTCTATTACGGAGGGGAACAACCGAATAAGCAGCGCGCAGAGCAGCAATTCGGGGCCCAAGTGGTGGCGTTGCAG AAACAGCTGGAGCTGGTGGAGGCCAAGTTCGTCCGGCAGGCGGAGGGCCTGCGGCAG gGTGCGCAGCGGACGGAGGAGGCCTGGGCGAGCTTCCAGGAGCAGAGCGCGGTCCTGCAGGTGCCGCCCCCTCCACTGCGACCTCCTTCCCGCTTCCGCCAGAGCTGcggcgcccccgccccgccccgccccgccccgggaGGTCTCCTCCCCGGGTCTGAGGCCTCGGTGCCCCCTCCAGGAGCTGCAGGGGAAGGTGATGGAGGCGGTGGCTGCCCTGGACGCCTGGCGCGGCGGCCCGGAACT GAGCAGCGGCTGTTGGGCGGCGCGGGCGCGGCGGGCATCAG AAAGGTACCTGAGTCGTCAGCGTACAGCTCACTGGATTTTTGCAAAGGGAACACCTCTGTAGAATAA
- the TMEM191C gene encoding transmembrane protein 191C isoform X5 yields MAETQELLLQLQKDNRDGRLRKQELEELVRGLEAESESLTGCLQELRERERSLKRRAQAARALRGEAHQAARERAERARGLLEAAEQHKLDLEQHNRQLQEQWEELSSQLFYYGGEQPNKQRAEQQFGAQVVALQKQLELVEAKFVRQAEGLRQGAQRTEEAWASFQEQSAVLQELQGKVMEAVAALDAWRGGPELGDSQPRRAHDCAGSLMEEVAKADCEQRLLGGAGAAGIRKVPESSAYSSLDFCKGNTSVE; encoded by the exons ATGGCCGAGACGCAGGAGCTGCTGTTGCAGCTGCAGAAGGACAACCGCGACGGACGCCTGCGgaagcaggagctggaggagctggtgCGCGGGCTGGAGGCCGAGAGCGAGAGCCTCACCGGGTGCCTGCAGGAGCTGCGCGAGCGCGAGCGCAG CCTGAAGCGGAGGGCCCAGGCGGCGCGGGCCCTGCGAGGGGAGGCACACCAGGCGGCGCGGGAGCGCGCGGAGCGGGCGCGTGGACTGCTGGAGGCTGCGGAGCAGCACAAGCTGGACCTG GAGCAACACAACCGGCAGCTGCAGGAGCAGTGGGAGGAGCTGTCAAGTCAG CTCTTCTATTACGGAGGGGAACAACCGAATAAGCAGCGCGCAGAGCAGCAATTCGGGGCCCAAGTGGTGGCGTTGCAG AAACAGCTGGAGCTGGTGGAGGCCAAGTTCGTCCGGCAGGCGGAGGGCCTGCGGCAG gGTGCGCAGCGGACGGAGGAGGCCTGGGCGAGCTTCCAGGAGCAGAGCGCGGTCCTGCAG GAGCTGCAGGGGAAGGTGATGGAGGCGGTGGCTGCCCTGGACGCCTGGCGCGGCGGCCCGGAACT GGGCGACTCGCAGCCTCGCCGGGCGCACGACTGCGCGGGCTCActcatggaggaggtggccaAGGCTGACTGT GAGCAGCGGCTGTTGGGCGGCGCGGGCGCGGCGGGCATCAG AAAGGTACCTGAGTCGTCAGCGTACAGCTCACTGGATTTTTGCAAAGGGAACACCTCTGTAGAATAA
- the TMEM191C gene encoding transmembrane protein 191C isoform X2: MAETQELLLQLQKDNRDGRLRKQELEELVRGLEAESESLTGCLQELRERERSLKRRAQAARALRGEAHQAARERAERARGLLEAAEQHKLDLEQHNRQLQEQWEELSSQLFYYGGEQPNKQRAEQQFGAQVVALQKQLELVEAKFVRQAEGLRQGAQRTEEAWASFQEQSAVLQELQGKVMEAVAALDAWRGGPELGDSQPRRAHDCAGSLMEEVAKADCEQRLLGGAGAAGIRLWALGALKMLLLLPLGFLALQLLYLVLANPAAFRRGLPRLGPDAALRRLRYTLSPLLELRARGLLPA; the protein is encoded by the exons ATGGCCGAGACGCAGGAGCTGCTGTTGCAGCTGCAGAAGGACAACCGCGACGGACGCCTGCGgaagcaggagctggaggagctggtgCGCGGGCTGGAGGCCGAGAGCGAGAGCCTCACCGGGTGCCTGCAGGAGCTGCGCGAGCGCGAGCGCAG CCTGAAGCGGAGGGCCCAGGCGGCGCGGGCCCTGCGAGGGGAGGCACACCAGGCGGCGCGGGAGCGCGCGGAGCGGGCGCGTGGACTGCTGGAGGCTGCGGAGCAGCACAAGCTGGACCTG GAGCAACACAACCGGCAGCTGCAGGAGCAGTGGGAGGAGCTGTCAAGTCAG CTCTTCTATTACGGAGGGGAACAACCGAATAAGCAGCGCGCAGAGCAGCAATTCGGGGCCCAAGTGGTGGCGTTGCAG AAACAGCTGGAGCTGGTGGAGGCCAAGTTCGTCCGGCAGGCGGAGGGCCTGCGGCAG gGTGCGCAGCGGACGGAGGAGGCCTGGGCGAGCTTCCAGGAGCAGAGCGCGGTCCTGCAG GAGCTGCAGGGGAAGGTGATGGAGGCGGTGGCTGCCCTGGACGCCTGGCGCGGCGGCCCGGAACT GGGCGACTCGCAGCCTCGCCGGGCGCACGACTGCGCGGGCTCActcatggaggaggtggccaAGGCTGACTGT GAGCAGCGGCTGTTGGGCGGCGCGGGCGCGGCGGGCATCAG GCTGTGGGCACTGGGCGCGctgaagatgctgctgctgctcccgcTCGGCTTCCTGGCGCTGCAGCTCCTCTACCTGGTGCTGGCGAACCCCGCCGCCTTCCGCCGGGGGCTCCCGCGCCTCGGCCCGGACGCCGCGCTCCGCCGCCTGCGCTACACGCTGTCCCCGCTGCTCGAGCTGCGCGCGCGCGGGCTGCTGCCCGCCTAG
- the TMEM191C gene encoding transmembrane protein 191C isoform X1: protein MAETQELLLQLQKDNRDGRLRKQELEELVRGLEAESESLTGCLQELRERERSLKRRAQAARALRGEAHQAARERAERARGLLEAAEQHKLDLEQHNRQLQEQWEELSSQLFYYGGEQPNKQRAEQQFGAQVVALQKQLELVEAKFVRQAEGLRQGAQRTEEAWASFQEQSAVLQELQGKVMEAVAALDAWRGGPELSSGCWAARARRASGEPGGGRRALRAWVCPPRADPATARLSVRPPVRRLWALGALKMLLLLPLGFLALQLLYLVLANPAAFRRGLPRLGPDAALRRLRYTLSPLLELRARGLLPA from the exons ATGGCCGAGACGCAGGAGCTGCTGTTGCAGCTGCAGAAGGACAACCGCGACGGACGCCTGCGgaagcaggagctggaggagctggtgCGCGGGCTGGAGGCCGAGAGCGAGAGCCTCACCGGGTGCCTGCAGGAGCTGCGCGAGCGCGAGCGCAG CCTGAAGCGGAGGGCCCAGGCGGCGCGGGCCCTGCGAGGGGAGGCACACCAGGCGGCGCGGGAGCGCGCGGAGCGGGCGCGTGGACTGCTGGAGGCTGCGGAGCAGCACAAGCTGGACCTG GAGCAACACAACCGGCAGCTGCAGGAGCAGTGGGAGGAGCTGTCAAGTCAG CTCTTCTATTACGGAGGGGAACAACCGAATAAGCAGCGCGCAGAGCAGCAATTCGGGGCCCAAGTGGTGGCGTTGCAG AAACAGCTGGAGCTGGTGGAGGCCAAGTTCGTCCGGCAGGCGGAGGGCCTGCGGCAG gGTGCGCAGCGGACGGAGGAGGCCTGGGCGAGCTTCCAGGAGCAGAGCGCGGTCCTGCAG GAGCTGCAGGGGAAGGTGATGGAGGCGGTGGCTGCCCTGGACGCCTGGCGCGGCGGCCCGGAACT GAGCAGCGGCTGTTGGGCGGCGCGGGCGCGGCGGGCATCAGGTGAgccgggcggcgggcggcgggcgctTCGGGCCTGGGTCTGCCCCCCCCGTGCAGACCCGGCCACTGCCCGTTTGTCCGTCCGTCCGCCGGTCCGCAGGCTGTGGGCACTGGGCGCGctgaagatgctgctgctgctcccgcTCGGCTTCCTGGCGCTGCAGCTCCTCTACCTGGTGCTGGCGAACCCCGCCGCCTTCCGCCGGGGGCTCCCGCGCCTCGGCCCGGACGCCGCGCTCCGCCGCCTGCGCTACACGCTGTCCCCGCTGCTCGAGCTGCGCGCGCGCGGGCTGCTGCCCGCCTAG